The sequence CGACCGAGGCCACTGGCCACTGCTCCACCCGGCTCACCCCCGCCACCATCGACGACTACGCCGACCCCGAAGGCGACCACCTCGCCCGCCTCATCGACGCCTGCTGGCACCTCGGGCGGCCCACCCACACCGACACCGCCAGCGGCGCCGCAACCGCCGACGACCGTCAAGACACCCTTGACACCGAACCTCGCCCCTACGCCGGGCTGCGCCGCTGGGCGCACATGCTCGGCTTCGGCGGCCACTTCCTCACCAAGGCCCGCCGCTACTCCGTGACCTTCACGGTGCTCCGCGACACTCGCGCCACCTACCGCCGCGCAGAAGACGATGACACCACCGGCACCATCACCGTCGGCACCCTCACCTACGTCGGGTCCGGCTGGCTCAGCGACGGTGACGCACTCATCGCCAACACCGCCGCCCGACAGCGGCGGGAAAGCAGACGCATCGGTCGGGAAGAACTCGCCCATAAAGCCTGGCTCGTCGGGGCCGCCGCATGAGCCATGACCTCACCCCGCGCTGGTACTCGCCCGCCGAGGTCGCCGTCCTGCTCGGCTTCGGCATCTCCAAGGTCAAGATGAAGATCGCCACCGGCGAGCTGCGCTCCATCAAGGACGGCAAGTACCGCCGCATCCTCCCCGAATGGGTCGACGACTACATCCGCGAACAGGTCGAACGGCAGGAGGCCGCCTGATGCCCGGACGTGCCCGAGCCAACGGCGAAGGCTCGATCTTCCCGTACCGCAACGGCTTCGCCGCCTACGTCTGGGTCACCAAGCCCGACGGCAAGCGCACCCGCAAGTACGTCTACGGCAAGACACGGGAGGCCGTCCACGACAAGTGGATCAAGCTGCACCAGCAGGCGAAGCAGGGGCCGGTGGCGACCAGCGTCCCGACGGTCGGCAGCTTCCTCACCTACTGGCTCACCGAGATCATCCAGCCGAACCGGGCACCGTTGACCTACGCCACCTACGAGACGTTCGTCCGCCGCTACATCGCTCCCGGCCTCGGCTCTAAGCGGCTGGACCGGCTCCAGTCGCGGGACGTGCAGACCTGGATCAACCAGGTGGCCCGGACCTGCCAGTGCTGCGCCCAGGGCAAGGACGCCGCACGCACGAAGCACAAGAGGCGCTGCTGTGCGGTCGGCCGCTGCTGCCAGGCCGTCCCCTCCACGCGCACCGTCAGCGACATCCGAGCCGCACTGCGGGCCGCCCTCACCCACGCCCAGGCCGAAGACCTCATCACCAAGAACCCAGCCGTGCCGGTCACCCTGACCACCGTCCGCCGCCGCCGAGGCAAGTCGTGGTCGAGCGACGAAGCCCGAAAGTTCCTCGAATCTGCCCGCGCCGACGAGGACCCCCTCTACGCCGCCTACGCCCTGGTCCTCGTCACCGGCCTCCGCAAGGGCGAAGCCCTCGGCCTCACCTGGGAGAACGTCGACCTCGACGCCGGAGAGCTGACCGTCGGCCGCCAACTGCAACGCGTACGCGGGCAGCTCCTCCACCGCGACACCAAGACCCAGGCGTCCGCCGCCACCCTCCCCCTGCCCGACATCTGCCTGACCGCACTCAAGCTCAGGCAAGAACAACGCGCCGAGACACGAGCAGCCGCCGGCAACGCCTGGCACGAGACCGACCTCGTATTCACCACCCGCTATGGCACACCGATCGAGCCGCGCAACTTCCAGCGCTCCTGGCAGACCCGGTGCGAGAAGGCCAACGTAAAGCCGATCACCGTTCACGACGCCCGGCGTACCTGCGCCACACTGCTGGCCGACCTCGACGTCCACCCCAGAGGCGCCATGCAGGTCCTCCGGCACGCCCGCTTCGCCGTGACCATGGAGATCTACACACAGGTATCGACGAAGGTGACCAGAGACGCCCTCAAACGCCTCGGTGACTCACTCGGCCGCTGACGGAACTGCTGTACTTCGCTGCTGTATGAGAGCAGAAAGGCCCCCCGGGAAGCGCTCGAGGTGTTGTCCCGCGAGCTCGGGATCGACGTGCCGCACGTAGTCGGCAACTTGCCTGGCGGACTGATCGCGCTGATCCTAAACACGCGGAATCCCCTCCGTGATCGGACTGCCGCCGTCACACACGGGTGGTCCATGCCCTGCCGGAGTTGTTCCTGGAGCAGGACGGCACCTACAAGCAGTCCGTTCTGCCCCCAGGTGTCCTCAGGGGAGCCCCATTTTGCATACGCCGGAGGGTCTCGATTGCGGTGGCGAGAGCGTTGCTCGCGAGGCGCGGAAGCCGGCAATAGTTGCCTTCCACAAGCCCGACTCTTCGGGTCAGAGCACTCGGCGCCGGCGCAGCCATCGCTGCGTCGGGCATCCCGCCCACGGTTCGGCCGCCGGTGGGCCACAGGCAGAGGAGTTATCTGTTGGGTGGCTGTTCGGTTCGTTGAGCACATAGCCTCTGGTAGCGCCGCACCGAGAGGAGGACCGCCAACTGTGCGAGCGCGCTGACAGCGGCGGCGAACTGGTCGAGGTAGAACACCAGCGGGCTCACCACGCTCAGCGAGGCCAGCAAGCCGGCCTGGGCGAGTTCGGCGGCCCGTCGAGCCACCCCGCGTAGCAGCAGTCCGGTGGCAACGAGGAGCGCCACTCCAAGCAAGGTGTCCAGAAGAGCCCGGACGAGCAGCAGCAGAACACCGCGACGATCTTCGATTTCAATGCGGGTAAACTCGTTGGCGGTGCGCAGCAACTCACCGGTGGCCCCATCACGCAGGTCGACAGCGACAGCAACGATCGCCGTGAGGTCGCTGAGCGCGGCGAGGCCCAGCACCCCGAGCGCCACCACCAGCCCGACGCGCAGGCGACCCCGGGTCAGTGTGCGATTCACCCACGCTTGGACAGCCACCGCCAGCCGGTACGTTCGTTCTTGCCGGGGCTCGCGCGCTGGCAACACCTCGGGCCGGGTCGACTCCAGCAGCGCCGCAGCCATCGGCTGCAGGTGGCCACAGTCCGGGCTCGCGGCGGCGTCACGGAGCCGCTGCCGTAGCTGCCCTTGGTCCCGATCGCTCAGGCCATGGTCAACGGCGTCGGCGAGCAGCTCCAGCGCTGCGTGTAGCTGTTCGGGCGCACTGCGGGCTCGTGTGTCGCGTACGCGCACATACAACCAGACGGCGAGCAGGAAGACCGCGTAGGCGATCGGCGCGGCGGCGGGAAAGAAGTAGTCGCTGTCGGCGGTGATGAACTTACCCACCTCGTCGATGAACAGTCCCACCCCCAGGCCGGCCAGCGGCGCCGCCCAGACCAGCCCGAACCGGTTCACGACAAGCAACGGGATGAGCGCGGCAAGGAACAGCAGCAGTCCACCCCACAGAGCGTGGGAGATGTGCAGGGTGCCCCCACCAACCTGCGGGTAGCCGGTCAGCGCCAGAAATGCGCGGGTGCCCAGGACCGAACCGGCGAAGCCGATCAGGACCAGCAACATGTACCGCTCGGCACCCAGGCGCGCCACCACACGCCGACGAAACCGACGCCGACGCCGCCGGCAGGACGATGAGCTCACGACAACAGCAAACACCTGGCAGCCAGGTGCGGGATGAGCGTCTCCCGAACAGGGGCCCGGAACCTGCCGGCATGCGAGCAGCGAAAGAAGCTACCCGGCAACCACCCGCCGCGGCCCGCTGGCTCGTCAGGGGCTGCATATTGCTCCTACGGTCCTCTGGTGATCGGTCCGCTCTCGGACGCCCTCGGCCGCCGTGCACCACTACTGACCGAACTCGCGCTGCACGTCCTGGCCTCAGCGCTGTGCGCGGTGGCACCCAACATGTGGGTCCTGTGCGCGCTGCGCGTCGTGCAGGGGCTCGGCGTCGCGGCCACCTCGGTGGTCGCCATGGCCGTCGTCCGGGACCTGTTCACCGGCGCCGGGTCCGCCCTGCTGTTCTCCGGCGGATGCTGATCACGGGAGTGGCGTCGATCCTGGCGCCTACCCTCGGCAGCAGCCTCCTGCCGAACGTCATGTCGGAGTAGGAGCGGATATCGGTGGTGAGCGCCTCCGAGCGCTGTGCTGGGAGGCCTTGTCGGATCGGTCGAGATCGGCCGTCAACTGCCATCGGGTCCTTGTAGGCGTGGAAGCGGCGAAATCTCATCGTGTGACCAGATTCGGCATAACATCACATATGTGGAGGATGCGGGCCGTATTCGCGGTCCCGGCCGATCGTCGCTGACAGGAGTCTCACCGGTGGCCACGACGTCGGAGATCATGATCGATCGCCTGCTGGAGTGGGGTATTAACACCTACTTCGGTCTGCCTGGGGACGGCATCGACGGGTTCTTCGAGGGCATCCGCCGTCGCCGGGACCGCATCAGGTTCGTACACGTGCGCCACGAGGAGGAGGCGGCGCTGGCGGCGGTGGGACACGCCAAGCTGTCGGGTCGACCGGCGGTGTGTGTCTCCACCTCCGGTCCCGGGGCAGCGCACCTGCTCAACGGCCTGTACGACGCGCGGGTCGAGGGTTACCCCCTGATCGCGATCACCGGCCTGCAGTTCCACGACATGCTCGGAACCCACTACCTGCAGGACATCAACCACCATTACGCGTTCGCCGACGCCTGCGTCTACAACCAGCAGGTCAACGGGCCTGCGCACGCGGGCAACGTGGTGGACATGGCGGTGCGGCGGGCGATGTCACTGCGGGGGCCTGCGCACCTGTGCATCCCGGTCGACATCCAGGAGTGGGAACTCGACGCAGACCACCGCTCGGACAAGAACATCGACGGGCACAGCGGTGTCGTCGCCCTCACCGACACCGCACCGGCCCCCAGCGAGGATACGATCGCCGCGGCCGCCGAGGTGTTGAACGCCTGCCGCAAGCCGGTGATCATCGCCGGGTCGGGGGCGCGCGGCGCGCACGCCGAACTGGAACAGGTCGCCGAGCTGCTGGGGGCGGGGGTGGTCAAGCCCGCGCTCGGCAAGGACGTGCTGGGCGACGACAGCCCGTACGTCCTGGGTGGTATCGCCTTCGCGGGCACCGCCGCTGCGCAGCAGGCCCTCGGCGACTGCGACGGTCTGCTGATCGTCGGCAGCAGCACCGGATACTTCGACTTCTGGCCCCAGCCAGGCCAGGCGCGCGGGGTGCAGATCGACGTCGAGCCGAGTCGCATCGGCATGCGCTACCCGGTGGAGGTCGGCGTGGTCGGCGACGCCCGCCAGATCCTGGGGCGGCTGGTGCCCCACCTGCGCCGCAACGAGGACCGGTCCTTCCTGGAACACGGGCAGCAGGCGGTGCGCGACTGGTGGCAGCTGATGGACGCTCAGGCCGCCTCGACCGACATGCCGATGCGTCCGCAGGTGGTGATCGGGGCGTTGTCGGGACTGCTCGCGGACGACGCGATCGTGTGCGGCGACGCGGGCACGGTGACGGTGTGGCAGGGACGCATGCGGATGCGCACCGGGCAGCGGTTCACCTTCTCCGGTACGCACTGTTCGATGGCCGCCGCTATTCCCTACGCCATCGGCGCGCAGACCGCCTTCCCCGGGCGGCAGGTGATCGCGTTCGTCGGCGACGGCGGCGCGAGCATGCTCATGGGCAGCCTCGCCACGCTGGCCATGCACCACCTGCCTGTCACCGTGGTCGTCGTCAACAACGCCAGCCTGGGTCTCATCGTGTGGGAGCAGATGAGCTACCTCGGTAACCCCGAGTCCGAGTGCGCGCTGTCGCGGATCGACTTCGCCCAGGTCGCGGACGGCTGCGGTGTTCGCGGCTTCCACGTCGAGAACCCGACCGGCTGCCGAGAGGCCCTCGCCGCGGCGATCGCGCACGACGGGCCCGCGCTCGTGGACTGTTGGGTCGACCCGGAGGAGCCGGCGTTCGCCGAAACCCTCAAACCCGCCCAGCTGCAACACGTGATCACGGCGATGCGCGCCGGCACCCCCGGGGCTGGCGCCAAGGCCACCAGGCTGCTCGAACCCGGGCGCCTCGCCGTCGCGCCCGCCCTCAAGGCCGCCGAGCAGGACCTGCGCGACATCGCCGGCACTCGACAAGCCTGACGTGCCCCGTAGTCAGAGCTGCCCGCTCATCCTGTGCCGGCTCATCCACTGTTCAGAATCGCAGGAGGTCGACGAGTCAGATTCCGAGGAGGTCGACGAGGTCGTCGGCGTGCTCCTCCTCTTCCTCCAGAATGTCCTCCATCAGTCGTCTCGTCGTCGGGTCCGCCGCGCCGATCCACCGCACGATCTCTGTGTACGATTCGATGACGATGCGCTCGGCCACCAGATTCTCGCGCAGCATGGTGTTGAGGTCCGTGGATTCGGGCGCGGAGTACTCCGTGTGGGACCGGCGGGCGAGTGTGGCCGGGTCGAAGTCCGGCGCTCCGCCGAGCTGGTTGATCCGCTCGGCGGCACGCAGCGCGTGTTGCAACTCCTCGGCCGCGTGTTCCTGGAACTCGGCGGCCACTTGGAAGCGGTCGATACCGGCCGCGGCGTTCTGCGTGTACCGAAGGTAGCAGACGATCTCGGTCGCCAGGACGTCGTTGAGGACGCCGATGACCGGGTTGGGATCGCCGCCGTAGGCGGGCGTGACCGGGCCTTT comes from Micromonospora viridifaciens and encodes:
- a CDS encoding excisionase family DNA-binding protein, with product MSHDLTPRWYSPAEVAVLLGFGISKVKMKIATGELRSIKDGKYRRILPEWVDDYIREQVERQEAA
- a CDS encoding site-specific integrase, with amino-acid sequence MPGRARANGEGSIFPYRNGFAAYVWVTKPDGKRTRKYVYGKTREAVHDKWIKLHQQAKQGPVATSVPTVGSFLTYWLTEIIQPNRAPLTYATYETFVRRYIAPGLGSKRLDRLQSRDVQTWINQVARTCQCCAQGKDAARTKHKRRCCAVGRCCQAVPSTRTVSDIRAALRAALTHAQAEDLITKNPAVPVTLTTVRRRRGKSWSSDEARKFLESARADEDPLYAAYALVLVTGLRKGEALGLTWENVDLDAGELTVGRQLQRVRGQLLHRDTKTQASAATLPLPDICLTALKLRQEQRAETRAAAGNAWHETDLVFTTRYGTPIEPRNFQRSWQTRCEKANVKPITVHDARRTCATLLADLDVHPRGAMQVLRHARFAVTMEIYTQVSTKVTRDALKRLGDSLGR
- a CDS encoding MFS transporter, producing MIGPLSDALGRRAPLLTELALHVLASALCAVAPNMWVLCALRVVQGLGVAATSVVAMAVVRDLFTGAGSALLFSGGC
- a CDS encoding thiamine pyrophosphate-dependent enzyme, which produces MATTSEIMIDRLLEWGINTYFGLPGDGIDGFFEGIRRRRDRIRFVHVRHEEEAALAAVGHAKLSGRPAVCVSTSGPGAAHLLNGLYDARVEGYPLIAITGLQFHDMLGTHYLQDINHHYAFADACVYNQQVNGPAHAGNVVDMAVRRAMSLRGPAHLCIPVDIQEWELDADHRSDKNIDGHSGVVALTDTAPAPSEDTIAAAAEVLNACRKPVIIAGSGARGAHAELEQVAELLGAGVVKPALGKDVLGDDSPYVLGGIAFAGTAAAQQALGDCDGLLIVGSSTGYFDFWPQPGQARGVQIDVEPSRIGMRYPVEVGVVGDARQILGRLVPHLRRNEDRSFLEHGQQAVRDWWQLMDAQAASTDMPMRPQVVIGALSGLLADDAIVCGDAGTVTVWQGRMRMRTGQRFTFSGTHCSMAAAIPYAIGAQTAFPGRQVIAFVGDGGASMLMGSLATLAMHHLPVTVVVVNNASLGLIVWEQMSYLGNPESECALSRIDFAQVADGCGVRGFHVENPTGCREALAAAIAHDGPALVDCWVDPEEPAFAETLKPAQLQHVITAMRAGTPGAGAKATRLLEPGRLAVAPALKAAEQDLRDIAGTRQA
- a CDS encoding ferritin-like domain-containing protein yields the protein MRPSVLSRDDLGCSQCALLDRCDQEAQGGVRPVPNQFELDVTKIRENARRQMEKGPVTPAYGGDPNPVIGVLNDVLATEIVCYLRYTQNAAAGIDRFQVAAEFQEHAAEELQHALRAAERINQLGGAPDFDPATLARRSHTEYSAPESTDLNTMLRENLVAERIVIESYTEIVRWIGAADPTTRRLMEDILEEEEEHADDLVDLLGI